gaggcacagcactgactcctggctgcagcaccaagagcctttcatccacagggctccttaatttgggatgattcgttgtctattcaagtattccacagatgcagggtatatcaagttgattgtggagctttaatccgctgcttctgaggctgctgggagagatttccctttctcttctttgttctcacagttcccaggggctcagctttggatttggccccgcctgtgcgtgtaggtcgccggagggcgtctgttctttgctcagacaggacagggttaaaggagccgctgattcggaggctctggctcacccaggccggggggtagggagggtcacggagtgcggggcgggcctgcagcggcagaggccggcgtgacgttgcagcctgaggcgtgccgtgcgttctcccgggggagccgtccctggatcccgggaccctggcagtggcgggctgcacaggctccccggaagggcgtgtggctagtgacctgcgttcgcacacaggcctcctggcggcggcagcagcggccctagcgtcccatgtccgtctctgggctccgcactcttagccgcggctcgcgcccgtccctggagctctctcaagcagcgttcttaatcctctctcctcgtgcaccaggaaacaaagagggacgtaaaagtctcttgcctcttcggcaggtccagacccctccccggactctctcccggccagccgcggcgcaccaacgccccgcaggctgtgtttacgccgccaacctcagtcctctcccggcgctccgacaaaagccggagcctcagctcccagtcccgcccgccctggcgggcgagcagacaagcctctcggctggtgagtgccggtcggcccgatcctctgcgctggaatctgtccgctttgccctccgcacccctgttgctgtgctctcctccgcggctcccaagctcccccactccgcctcccgaagtctccacccgcgaaggggttcttagtgtgtggacacttttcctccttcacagctctctcccgctgctgcaggacccgtccctatccttttgtctctgtttagttttttcttttgccctaaccaggtacgtgggggggttccttgccttttgggaggtctgaggtcttctgccagcgttcagtaggtgctccgtaggagttgttccacgcgtagatgtatttctggtgtatctgtggagaggaaggtgatctccgcgtcttactcttccgccatcttccccatttttttccctagattcATCTTTAAAACACAAGCAAGCTGTGTATAATTCTGCTcgtataatttatattcatcttctaATTTCATAGTCAATATTTGAAGTAACCTTCCCTTATTATCAGTTATGGTGGGACCTTCTGGCTGAAAGTGGATTTGAGCCCCTACTTTGGAGAGTAAAtctcttcccagcaaaggataggggcattccggaataatcaaaaatgaatgggttactcgtccaatcccaagatctactgtccttcgtgtggtccatgaatattgtttattcccagtggctccttgtacccatgaccttttagctGAGATAGGACCTTTCGAGTGGAGAAGGACGGAGTGCTGGGCTCTGGTATCTaccaaaaattgaacaggttccccctccactttaagagttacccggggctcggggagagggttcgagccctgactttcctagtcttcttcttccaatgttaagattttgtttttggttggccttcttccattcttatttttagggcattctctcgcccaatgtcctttttctttacagtaggcacattggtccttgtctaatggccgccttctgtctgccgttcgcccttcctgcctatttctatcccctatatttcttcctccaaccacagtggccagtatcttacttaaattcctctcctgtctcttatcccgtcttatttcacgggcttcctgctctttctgctttctttcttccttctcttcctctgtttctcttttgttatatactttatctgcctcttttactaactcctgaagcgaaaatccctgcaagccatctagcctctgtaatttcttcttaatatcaggggccgcttgatctatgaaagccattgctatagtagccctatgtccctccgaagttggatcataaggggtaaagcgtctaaaggcttccattaaacgttccaggaacacagttggcgattcctggggcccctgagttACTTCCCTTACCTTAGCCAAATTAGTGGGCCGTCTGGCCGCTCCATGGAGACCCGCCACCAGAGCCTGGCGATACATTTTCAGGCGCTCCCTACCTTCCGGggcattgaaatcccagtttggcctgacGAGTGGGAAACCAGCATCAATCTCGTTAGGCAGCTGGGTATGTTGCCCATTGGcgcctaatacattttttctggcttctaaaagaacccgttgcctctcctcagtcgttaggagagtctggagcagctgctgacaatcatcccatgtgggctggtgggagaaaacaagagattctattaaagcg
This sequence is a window from Orcinus orca chromosome 17, mOrcOrc1.1, whole genome shotgun sequence. Protein-coding genes within it:
- the LOC125961629 gene encoding uncharacterized protein LOC125961629, yielding MYRQALVAGLHGAARRPTNLAKVREVTQGPQESPTVFLERLMEAFRRFTPYDPTSEGHRATIAMAFIDQAAPDIKKKLQRLDGLQGFSLQELVKEADKVYNKRETEEEKEERKQKEQEAREIRRDKRQERNLSKILATVVGGRNIGDRNRQEGRTADRRRPLDKDQCAYCKEKGHWARECPKNKNGRRPTKNKILTLEEED